The Deefgea tanakiae DNA segment ACTTGAGCATGGCCGGCATAGCAATAGTCATGGTCACGGTTTGGGATTAGGCATTGCTCGTAATATTATTCAAGCGCATGGCGGTGTGCTCGATTTGAGTAATCATCCTGATGGCGGTTTACAAGCGATGATTACGCTACCGCAAGATTGAGTTTGCGCCGCATGTTAGCAAAATCCTCTAGCTCTTTGTGGTGCTACATCCAGTACAATCCTTATCTTGCTGACTTTTATTGAGCGATTGCCGTGCTTGAATTTTCGCACCCCATTGATATAAATGCTCTCCGTACTGCTTTTGCCGAGCAAGGCGTGCTGGTGCTGCGCTCGTTTGCGACAGCAGAACAAATCGCGGTGATCCGTGATGCGGCTATGGCGTGTTTACAAGCGCGTGAAGAGCCGCTTGAATTAGAAGCCAGTTTGGCCTATCCGGGCGCGCCAACTTCAACTGACGCCCAAGGCGGGCAAACGATACGTCGTTTACGTGGCATGGTCGCTCGCTCGCCAATTTTTATGGATTGGGCAAGAGATGCTGCGCTGATCGACATCATGCGGGCTTTGTTATCGAGCGACAGCATTACTTTAACGCAAGTTCACCACAATAGTTTGATGACCAAACAGCCGAGCTTTAGCAGCGATACCTTGTGGCATCGTGACTTGCGTTATTGGCGTTTTACTCGGCCTGAGCTGGTTTCATGCTGGCTCGCCTTGGGTGTAGAAAGCCCTGAAAATGGTGGACTGGGCTTTATTCCGCGTTCGCAAACCGCGCAATTACCAGAGTCGGCCTTTGATGAACGCGAGTTCTTACTGCCCACTCATTCAGAGGCAATGCCTTGGGTGAGTAAAGCTGAATTTCCAACTTTGGCCGCAGGTGATGTGGTGCTGTTTGATGCGCGAACCTTCCACGCCGCCAGTCGCAATAAAACGACGGCCACCAAATATTCGCTGGTGATGAGTTACCATGCAAGTGACAATCTACCATTGACCAATAGTCGATCTGCAGCGCAAGCGGGCATTGTTTGCTAAATTGCGTGGCATCACCTATTGATTGAATGTTGAAGCCAAATGCTTCGGCATAAACACTAGGCTAGATTGTGGTAGGTCTTTTGCCCTTTCATTGAGTGGAGTTCATGCGATGCCGATTAGCCCTGAATTATTTACGTCACTGATTGAGAAAATTCAAAGTTTGGAACCCTTAGCTGCGTATCAAGGTGCGGAGCAATTGGAAAAAATTAAGAATGAAATGACCGATGAGCAACGGCTACATTACGACACGGTATTGGGCGATGCCAGCCGTCAACGCAAAGAAATCGCCAAGG contains these protein-coding regions:
- a CDS encoding phytanoyl-CoA dioxygenase family protein; this translates as MLEFSHPIDINALRTAFAEQGVLVLRSFATAEQIAVIRDAAMACLQAREEPLELEASLAYPGAPTSTDAQGGQTIRRLRGMVARSPIFMDWARDAALIDIMRALLSSDSITLTQVHHNSLMTKQPSFSSDTLWHRDLRYWRFTRPELVSCWLALGVESPENGGLGFIPRSQTAQLPESAFDEREFLLPTHSEAMPWVSKAEFPTLAAGDVVLFDARTFHAASRNKTTATKYSLVMSYHASDNLPLTNSRSAAQAGIVC